In Pleurocapsa sp. PCC 7319, the following are encoded in one genomic region:
- a CDS encoding phage holin family protein: MLQFLLTWLATAVSLIITAFVVPGFTIVSFSSALVGAAVLGLVNAIIKPILILFTLPLTILTLGLFLLVVNAIALGLVGYLTPGLAVAGFFPALFGSIVLTLVSSLIYQFFPTSESLN; the protein is encoded by the coding sequence ATGTTGCAATTTTTGCTGACATGGTTAGCGACAGCTGTTTCTTTAATTATTACTGCTTTTGTAGTGCCTGGCTTCACTATAGTAAGCTTTTCATCTGCATTAGTGGGGGCAGCAGTTTTAGGCTTAGTTAATGCGATTATCAAACCAATTTTGATTTTGTTTACTTTACCACTGACAATTTTAACTTTGGGTTTGTTTCTCCTAGTAGTAAATGCGATCGCTTTGGGCTTAGTAGGCTATCTAACCCCAGGATTAGCGGTAGCTGGCTTTTTTCCGGCTTTATTTGGCTCAATTGTATTGACATTAGTTTCTAGTTTGATTTATCAGTTTTTTCCTACTTCGGAATCACTCAATTGA
- a CDS encoding RNA-guided endonuclease TnpB family protein, with protein MKARYQYRIYPRPTQIEPLAKAFGCARVVWNDALWVYKKAFREGLPRPKDVDKQVITQAKKTEERSWLAEVSNIVLQQSYRDLCTAWNNYFSSLKGKRKGKPVGKPKLKKKQSRQSIRFRIGGFSVHSQSVKLAKIGHIPIVFSRPLPSEPSSVTIIKDCSGRYFASFVVEVEQPVSPVTEQSVGIDLGLTYFAILSSGEKVENPRLHKKMLRKIQKANRRLSKATKGLSRMEESERRKRRKHRLAKLHAKVKDQRTDFIHKLTTRLVRENQALAVEDLNVAGMVKNRKLSRAISDAGWSKFKTTLAAKCDKYGRHLTIVDRWFPSSQKCSCCGESEGKKELDVREWECLFCNTIHDRDINAAENLNRWAGGQSDQYINGRGSKCQTTVVAVCVEPSTTPKQLTLF; from the coding sequence ATGAAAGCTAGATACCAGTACAGAATTTATCCCAGACCGACTCAGATTGAGCCATTAGCCAAAGCTTTTGGTTGCGCTCGTGTAGTTTGGAATGATGCGTTATGGGTCTACAAGAAAGCTTTCAGAGAAGGTTTGCCAAGACCAAAGGATGTAGACAAACAGGTTATTACTCAGGCTAAAAAAACTGAAGAAAGAAGTTGGTTGGCTGAAGTCTCTAACATTGTTCTCCAACAGTCATATAGAGATTTATGCACTGCCTGGAATAATTATTTTTCTAGTTTAAAAGGAAAAAGAAAAGGTAAACCAGTAGGAAAACCTAAGCTCAAGAAAAAACAATCTAGACAATCAATTAGATTCAGAATTGGTGGCTTTAGTGTACATTCTCAATCGGTTAAACTTGCCAAAATTGGTCATATACCAATAGTTTTTTCTCGACCACTACCAAGCGAACCATCAAGTGTGACTATCATCAAAGATTGTTCTGGCAGATATTTTGCTTCTTTTGTAGTTGAAGTTGAGCAACCTGTTTCACCTGTTACGGAGCAATCTGTTGGGATTGATTTAGGTTTAACCTATTTTGCTATTTTAAGTTCAGGCGAAAAGGTTGAAAATCCTCGTCTACACAAGAAAATGCTCCGGAAAATCCAAAAAGCTAATCGAAGATTATCCAAAGCTACCAAAGGCTTAAGCCGCATGGAAGAATCTGAGCGGAGAAAAAGACGCAAGCATAGGCTAGCTAAACTTCATGCTAAGGTAAAAGACCAAAGAACAGATTTTATTCACAAGTTAACTACTCGCCTAGTACGCGAAAATCAAGCTCTGGCAGTAGAAGACTTGAATGTGGCAGGAATGGTTAAAAACCGTAAGTTGTCACGAGCAATTAGTGATGCAGGTTGGAGTAAATTTAAAACTACACTTGCTGCTAAATGCGACAAGTACGGTAGGCATTTAACTATCGTAGACAGATGGTTTCCATCATCTCAAAAATGCTCATGCTGCGGAGAGTCAGAAGGAAAAAAAGAGCTAGATGTTAGGGAGTGGGAATGCTTGTTTTGCAATACTATTCACGACCGAGATATCAACGCAGCAGAAAATTTAAATCGATGGGCGGGTGGGCAATCCGACCAATATATCAACGGACGTGGGAGCAAATGTCAGACTACAGTAGTAGCAGTTTGTGTTGAACCGTCTACCACCCCTAAACAGTTAACTTTGTTTTAG
- the tnpA gene encoding IS200/IS605 family transposase, with product MKFRRERNSVTDLKVHLVCVTKYRAQVFSAPQIELIEKVFYEVAKKMNIQILEINGETDHLHVLVEYPPKLSVSKMVNSLKGVSSRRFGQAGFKKPKNGKALWSPSYFAVSVGGAPIEVLIKYIKEQNRPAI from the coding sequence ATGAAGTTTAGAAGAGAGAGAAATAGCGTTACAGATTTAAAAGTACACTTAGTCTGCGTAACCAAATATCGCGCTCAAGTGTTTTCTGCACCGCAGATTGAATTAATTGAAAAAGTATTTTATGAAGTAGCTAAAAAGATGAATATACAGATACTCGAAATTAATGGAGAGACAGACCATCTTCATGTTTTGGTTGAATATCCTCCCAAGTTATCTGTATCTAAAATGGTTAACTCTCTTAAAGGGGTATCTAGTCGTAGATTTGGGCAAGCTGGTTTCAAAAAGCCTAAAAATGGGAAAGCATTATGGAGTCCTAGTTATTTTGCGGTTTCTGTAGGTGGCGCACCCATAGAAGTATTAATCAAGTATATTAAAGAGCAAAACCGTCCAGCCATATAA
- a CDS encoding DUF1257 domain-containing protein, producing the protein MSHFSTLRTKISDSEILTNSLRDLGINVQTNADVRGYNGQRIRADIVATLEGEYDLGWSENSDGTFDLIADLWGVAKKHNQTELINSINQKYAVNKTLSEVKQRGLQNANVKLVLQ; encoded by the coding sequence ATGTCTCACTTTAGCACTCTACGCACCAAAATTAGCGATTCTGAAATTTTAACTAATTCTCTTCGCGATCTTGGTATTAATGTTCAAACTAATGCAGATGTTCGTGGTTATAACGGTCAGAGAATCCGTGCTGATATCGTTGCTACCTTGGAAGGCGAATATGATTTAGGCTGGTCCGAAAATAGCGATGGTACTTTTGATTTGATTGCCGATCTTTGGGGTGTAGCTAAAAAACACAACCAAACCGAGTTGATCAACTCTATTAACCAAAAATATGCTGTTAATAAAACTTTGTCTGAAGTCAAGCAGCGTGGTTTGCAGAATGCCAACGTTAAATTAGTTCTTCAGTAA
- a CDS encoding AAA family ATPase has product MKEELNILVQAQYPLIYLITPEEERAEQAISNIVKDNAEYKRIFVWTVTRGMVEYGQPRQATQHNTVSPEAAIEWTIRQKDSGIYIFKDLHPFIDGPVITRWLRDGIASFKGTNKVIILMSPVQNLPIELEKEAVVLDYPLPNLTELNQVLSERLLKSNSSRLSTETREKLLKAALGLTKDEAEKVYRKAQVKAGRLTEEEVEIVLSEKKQLIRRNGILEYIEEDETIDSVGGLEELKRWLRQRSNAFTERAREYGLPQPKGMLILGIPGCGKSLIAKTTSRLWGLPLLRLDMGRVYDGSTVGRSEANLRNALKTAESISPVILFIDELDKAFAGGGGSGDSDGGTSGRIFGSFLTWMQEKKSPVFVMATANRVERLPGEFLRKGRFDEIFFVDLPSSAERGDIFRIHLGKRRSEINRFDLEQLIKVSEGFSGAEIEQAIIAAMYDAFAQDREFTQLDIIAAIKSTLPLSRTMTEQVTALRDWAGQRARPASASVAEYQRLEF; this is encoded by the coding sequence ATGAAAGAAGAGCTAAATATTCTCGTACAAGCTCAATACCCGTTAATTTATCTAATTACTCCAGAGGAGGAGCGGGCAGAGCAAGCTATCTCTAATATTGTTAAAGATAATGCTGAATACAAGCGAATTTTTGTGTGGACTGTAACACGAGGAATGGTTGAATATGGTCAACCTCGTCAAGCAACCCAACACAATACTGTTTCCCCCGAGGCAGCAATTGAATGGACTATTAGGCAGAAAGATTCAGGAATATATATATTCAAAGATTTGCACCCTTTTATTGATGGTCCTGTAATTACTAGGTGGTTAAGGGATGGCATAGCATCTTTCAAGGGTACTAATAAAGTAATTATATTAATGTCACCTGTTCAAAACTTACCCATTGAGTTAGAAAAGGAAGCCGTAGTCCTAGACTATCCTTTACCAAATTTGACTGAACTGAATCAGGTTCTTTCAGAAAGACTGTTGAAAAGTAATAGTAGTCGTCTCAGTACAGAAACTAGAGAAAAGCTGCTGAAAGCTGCATTGGGTTTAACCAAAGATGAAGCCGAAAAAGTCTATCGTAAAGCTCAGGTGAAAGCAGGTCGTCTGACCGAAGAAGAAGTAGAAATTGTTCTTTCAGAGAAAAAACAATTAATTCGTCGCAATGGTATTTTGGAGTATATCGAAGAAGACGAGACTATAGACTCAGTAGGCGGTTTGGAGGAGCTTAAGCGATGGTTGAGACAGCGTTCCAATGCATTTACAGAAAGAGCTAGAGAATATGGACTCCCTCAGCCCAAAGGAATGTTAATTTTAGGAATTCCTGGTTGTGGTAAGTCTTTGATCGCCAAAACAACATCTCGTCTCTGGGGTTTACCTTTACTGCGCCTCGATATGGGTAGAGTTTATGACGGTTCAACAGTGGGTCGTTCAGAAGCGAATTTACGAAATGCTTTAAAAACAGCAGAATCTATTTCTCCCGTAATTCTTTTCATTGATGAACTAGATAAGGCTTTTGCCGGTGGGGGTGGCTCTGGAGATTCTGATGGTGGAACTTCTGGTCGCATATTTGGTTCATTTTTAACCTGGATGCAAGAGAAGAAATCTCCCGTATTTGTAATGGCTACAGCTAACCGTGTTGAAAGATTGCCAGGAGAGTTCTTACGTAAAGGAAGATTTGATGAAATCTTTTTCGTGGATTTACCTAGTTCAGCAGAAAGGGGAGATATTTTTAGAATTCACCTTGGAAAAAGACGCTCGGAGATCAATCGTTTTGATTTAGAGCAGTTAATCAAAGTGTCAGAAGGTTTTTCAGGTGCAGAGATTGAGCAAGCAATTATCGCTGCAATGTATGATGCTTTTGCTCAGGATAGGGAGTTTACGCAGCTAGATATTATTGCTGCTATTAAATCAACCTTACCTCTGTCACGAACTATGACTGAACAGGTAACAGCCTTGAGAGATTGGGCTGGGCAAAGAGCCAGACCTGCGTCAGCTTCCGTTGCTGAATATCAGCGACTGGAATTTTAA
- the dacB gene encoding D-alanyl-D-alanine carboxypeptidase/D-alanyl-D-alanine-endopeptidase, with the protein MKFSCCSPRSIPFTISCVTLIHLFSLTPVTADTAAHLDNNLDAIEIPVPLPENNSPGICSNYIEPVIDQIVEHPSLEKVKWAILVQSLSGSNIYSRNPDSYMVPASNMKLLVTAAALQKLNPDGQIRSTSIRDWITVTNLKSDNDYANVLLRYVGGSQSVQQALTNLGIDSNGYRLKDGSGLSRNNLATPRTLTSTLRAMFDARGNDVFLASLPIAGISGTLRNRLRHTTAEGTVRAKTGTLRGVKALSGYIDHPEYGVFVFSIITNQPTNQSNYAVVEAIDEIVLRLSTITKC; encoded by the coding sequence ATGAAATTTAGTTGCTGTTCGCCCAGAAGTATTCCTTTTACTATTAGTTGTGTAACTCTGATTCATTTATTTTCTCTCACTCCTGTTACCGCTGACACAGCTGCCCACCTAGACAACAATTTAGATGCTATTGAAATTCCTGTTCCTTTACCTGAAAATAATTCTCCTGGTATTTGCTCGAATTACATAGAACCAGTTATCGATCAAATCGTTGAACATCCCAGTCTCGAGAAGGTAAAGTGGGCAATTTTGGTTCAATCTCTCAGCGGAAGTAATATTTATAGTCGTAATCCTGACTCTTATATGGTTCCTGCTTCTAATATGAAGTTGTTAGTCACTGCTGCTGCTTTACAAAAGCTCAATCCAGATGGGCAAATTCGTTCTACATCGATTCGCGATTGGATTACAGTTACTAATCTTAAAAGTGACAATGATTATGCCAATGTTTTGCTGCGATACGTCGGCGGCTCTCAATCAGTTCAACAGGCTTTAACTAATTTGGGAATTGATTCTAACGGTTATCGATTAAAAGATGGCTCAGGTTTGTCCCGTAATAACTTGGCAACTCCTAGAACTTTAACTTCTACTCTTAGAGCTATGTTTGATGCTCGGGGAAATGATGTTTTCTTGGCTTCTCTTCCCATCGCTGGTATCAGTGGTACTCTCAGAAATCGTCTCCGCCACACTACTGCGGAAGGAACAGTAAGAGCCAAGACGGGTACCCTTAGAGGCGTCAAGGCTTTATCTGGTTATATCGATCACCCAGAATATGGGGTTTTTGTTTTTAGCATCATTACCAATCAACCCACTAATCAGTCAAATTATGCCGTAGTTGAAGCAATAGACGAAATAGTTCTGCGTTTGAGTACTATTACTAAGTGTTAA